The sequence below is a genomic window from Nitrospirota bacterium.
CCGGGTCAAGGCGCTCTGCGACAAGTACCCGATCTACTGATTATGAAATGTCCCTTCTGCGGAAGCATCGAGGATAAGGTCATCGACTCGAGGACGAGTAAGGACGGTGACGTTATCCGCAGGAGGCGCGAGTGTCTCAAGTGTGCGCAGCGGTTCACCTCCTACGAGCGGGTCGAAGATCCCCTTCCCATGGTCATCAAGAAAGACGGCAGCCGCGAGTTCTTCGACAGCCATAAGATCATCACCGGGCTGAAGAAGGCCTGCGAGAAGCGCCCGATCCCCATCTCGAAGCTCGAAGAGGTCGAGAGCACCATCGAGAAGAAGCTCATCGGCATGGGGGTCAAGGAGATCAACAGCACCTGGGTGGGCGAGGAGATCATGTCCGCCCTGAAGGAGCTCGACAAAGTCGCCTATGTGCGGTTCGCC
It includes:
- the nrdR gene encoding transcriptional regulator NrdR, which translates into the protein MKCPFCGSIEDKVIDSRTSKDGDVIRRRRECLKCAQRFTSYERVEDPLPMVIKKDGSREFFDSHKIITGLKKACEKRPIPISKLEEVESTIEKKLIGMGVKEINSTWVGEEIMSALKELDKVAYVRFASVYRQFKDINDLMEEVKALFELKELKKQ